Proteins from a genomic interval of Pecten maximus chromosome 13, xPecMax1.1, whole genome shotgun sequence:
- the LOC117340491 gene encoding processed variable antigen-like — MCAPTETGGREDKTEMREDGEMREGGEMREGVEMREGGEMRESGEMREGGEMREGGEMREGGEMREGGEMRKGEEMREGVEMREGGEMRKGEEMRESGEMREDGEMREGGEMREGVEMREGGEMRKGEEMRESGEMREDGEMREEQRRYSREQGQG; from the coding sequence ATGTGTGCCCCAACTGAGACAGGGGGCAGAGAGGACAAGACTGAGATGAGAGAGGATGGAGAGATGAGAGAGGGTGGAGAGATGAGGGAGGGTGTAGAGATGAGAGAGGGTGGAGAGATGAGGGAGAGTGGAGAGATGAGAGAGGGTGGAGAGATGAGAGAGGGTGGAGAGATGAGGGAGGGTGGAGAGATGAGAGAGGGTGGAGAGATGAGGAAGGGTGAAGAGATGAGGGAGGGTGTAGAGATGAGAGAGGGTGGAGAGATGAGGAAGGGTGAAGAGATGAGGGAGAGTGGAGAGATGAGGGAGGATGGAGAGATGAGAGAGGGTGGAGAGATGAGGGAGGGTGTAGAGATGAGAGAGGGTGGAGAGATGAGGAAGGGTGAAGAGATGAGGGAGAGTGGAGAGATGAGGGAGGATGGAGAGATGAGAGAGGAGCAGAGAAGATATAGCAGAGAGCAAGGACAGGGATAG
- the LOC117340492 gene encoding uncharacterized protein LOC117340492 — protein sequence MCITVKKLGITVKEVGIYAKELGITVKEVGIHAKEVGINAKELGITVKELGIHAKEDGITVKEFGIHAKEDGITVKEFGITVKEVGITVKEVGITMKEVGINAKELGITVKELSITVKEVGITAKELGITKKEFGINVIQFDINV from the coding sequence ATGTGCATTACCGTGAAAAAACTTGGCATTACCGTGAAAGAGGTTGGAATTTACGCGAAAGAGCTTGGCATTACCGTGAAAGAGGTTGGAATTCACGCGAAAGAGGTTGGCATTAACGCGAAAGAGCTTGGCATTACCGTGAAAGAGCTTGGAATTCACGCGAAAGAGGATGGCATTACCGTGAAGGAGTTTGGAATTCACGCGAAAGAGGATGGCATTACCGTGAAAGAATTTGGCATTACCGTGAAAGAGGTTGGCATTACCGTGAAAGAGGTTGGCATTACCATGAAAGAGGTTGGCATTAACGCGAAAGAGCTTGGCATTACCGTGAAAGAGCTTAGCATTACCGTGAAAGAGGTTGGCATTACTGCGAAAGAGCTTGGCATTACCAAGAAAGAATTTGGCATTAACGTGATACAGTTTGACATCAacgtgtaa